The Streptomyces sp. 135 sequence ACCTCCCCGGACGGTGGCAGCGACGGCATCGGCTCCGGTGACCGTGGGAGCGGCGTCGCGCTGCCGTCCGTCTGGCCGCGCCCCCAGTCGATGGACGCCGCCGGGAGCGCCGTCACCGTGAGGGACGATGTCGTCCTCGTGACGCCGACCTACGACGGCCGAGGCGGCCGGGGCGACCGGAGCGACCGGAGCGGCACGCTCGGCGAGGACTCCGGCGACGCCTTCGACCCGTACGCCCTCGAAGCGCTCCGCGAAGTGCTGCACGACGCCGGTGCCCGCCGTGTCACCGAGGTGCGCGAAGGCGAGCCGCTGCCCATGGGCGGCGCCCTCGTCGTGCGCGTCGGCGGTCCCGGCGCCGAGCGGGCCCTGCGCGGCCTCGGCGCCGGTGAGCGCGGCGACCTGCCGTCGGGCGGGTACCGCCTGGCCGTCGGCCGCGTCGACGGGCGCGACACCGTCGCGCTCGCGGGAGCCGGCGAGGACGGCCTCTTCCACGGGGTGCAGACCCTGCGGCAGCTCACCGGCGGGGCGGGCCCGGCGAAGGGCGCCCGCACCCTGCCCGGCGTGCGGATCCGCGACTGGCCCGGCACCGCCGTGCGCGGACTGACCGAGGGGTTCTACGGCACCCCCTGGACCCGCGAGCAGCGCCTGGCCCAGCTCGACTTCATGGGCCGCACCAAGCAGAACCGCTACCTCTACGCCCCCGGCGACGACCTCTACCGCCAGGCCCGCTGGCGCGAGCCCTACCCGGCGGACCAGCGCGCGGACTTCCGGGCCCTCGCCGCCCGCGCGAAGGCCAACCACGTCACGCTGGCCTGGGCCGTCTCCCCCGGCCAGGCGATGTGCATGTCGTCCGACCGGGACCTCAGGGACCTCACCCGCAAGATCGACGCGATGTGGGCGCTCGGGGTGCGGGCCTTCCAGCTCCAGTTCCAGGACGTCAGCTACAGCGAGTGGCACTGCGAGCAGGACGCCGAGACGTTCGGCAGGGGTCCGAAGGCCGCCGCGAAGGCGCAGGCCAGGGTGGCCAACGCCGTCGCCGCGCACCTGGCCGGGCGCCACCGGGGCGCCGAGCCGCTCTCCCTGATGCCGACCGAGTACTTCCAGGACGGCACGACCGCGTACCGCGCGGCCCTCGCGTCCGGCCTGGACCACCGGGTGCAGGTGGCCTGGACCGGCGTCGGCGTGGTCCCCAAGACCATCACGGGACGCGACCTGGCGGGCGCCCGCGAGGCGTTCGGCCCGCACCCGCTGGTCACGATGGACAACTACCCGGTCAACGACTTCGCGCAGGACCGTATCTTCCTCGGCCCCTACACCGGCCGCCAGCCCGCCGTCGCCACCGGCTCGGCCGCCCTCCTCGGCAACGCCATGGAGCAGCCCGCCGCCTCCCGCATCCCGCTCTTCACGGCCGCGGACTACGCCTGGAACCCCCGCGCGTACCGCCCGCACGAGTCGTGGCTCGCCGCGATCGACGACCTCGCGGGCGGTGACGTGAAGGCGCGGGGCGCGCTGCGGGCGCTGGCGGGCAACGACGCCTCCTCCGTGCTCGGCGCCGACGAGTCGGCGTACCTGCGGCCCCTGATGGACGACTTCTGGCGTGCGCGCACGACGACGGACCGCGCCCGCCTGGACGCCTCCGCCCGGCGGCTGCGCGCGGCGTTCGGTGTGATGCGCGAGGCGCCGCGGCGGCTCGCGGGCAGCGCGCTCGACGGCGAGGTGCGCCCGTGGATCGAGAAGCTGGCGCTGTACGGCGAGGCCGGTGAGGCGGCCGTGGACATGCTGCGCGCGCAGGCCCACGGTGACGGCGCGGCCGCCTGGCGTGCCTCGCGTGAGCTGACGAAGCTCCGCAAGGAGCTGCGGGCCAATGGCGTCACCGTCGGCGAGGGCGTCCTCGACCCGTTCCTGACGCGGGCCCGTATGGCGTACGCGTCCTGGGCGGGGCTCGACGGCGGGCGGGCATCGGACGGCGCGACGGCGCGGTTCGGCCGTGAGCGTCCGCTCGCGGCGGTGACGGCGCTGACCGACCCGGGCGCCAAGGGCAGCGTCGAGGTGCACATGCCCGGCAAGGGATGGCGGCGCGTCGGGGCCCTCGCCAGGAGCGGCTTCACCGAGCTCGACCTCACCCGTACGGATGATGGTGAGGGCGCGAAGAAGCACGGCGAGGGCGTGCGCGCCGACGCCGTCCGCGTCTCCCTCACCGACGGCACGGGTACGGTGCGCCATGTCGTCCCCTGGTACGCCGACGCCCCCGAGGCCCGGCTCTCGCTGGCCCGCACCGAGGCCGACGCGGAGATCGGCGGGGAGCCCCGCGAGGTCACGGCGAAGCTGCGCTCCCTGCGGCCCGGCAGTCTGCGCGGGCAGGTCGAGGCCAGGGCGCCGAAGGGCATCGAGGTGCGGGTGCCGGCGCGGACCACGCTGCCGCGCGGCACGGAGGTGGAGGTGCCGGTCGAGATCAGCGTCGCCGCGGGCACGCGGGCGGGGACGTACGAGATCCCGGTGTCCTTCGGGGACGAGACGCGCACGGTGTCGGTCCGCGCCTATCCGCGCACGGCGGGCCCGGACCTGGCGCGCGGCGCGAAGGCCTCGTCGTCGGGCGACGAGACCAGGGACTTCCCGGCGTCGGCCGCGAACGACGGCGATCCGTCGACCCGCTGGTCCTCGCCCGCCGAGGACGGCGCGTGGTGGCAGGTGGAGCTGGCGGAGCCGGTGCGGCTCGGCCAGGTCGTGCTGCGCTGGCAGGACGCGTACGCGGCGGAGTACCGCGTGCAGACGTCGGCGGACGGCAGGACGTGGCGCACGGCCGCGACCGTGCGGGACGGCAGGGGCGGGCGCGAGGCGATCCGCATGGACGCGCGTGGGACGCGCTACCTCCGCGTCCAGGGCGACAAGCGCGCCACCCGCTTCGGCTACTCGCTCTGGTCGGTCGAGGCGTACGCGGTCGCCGACGGGCAGCGGCCGCGCGGCTAGCGCACCGCGCGGCGAACGCCCCACCTACGACGAAGGCCCGGATCGTTTCCTAGGCGGAAATGCCATCGATCCGGGCCATCGCGTCGTCCGCGCCGAACGGCTGCAAGTACGGCAGCCAGCGCGGATCCCTGTGTCCGGTCCCGATGATGCGCCACGCGAGGCCCGAGGGCGGCGCGGGCTTGTGCCGCAGCCGCCAGCCGAGCTCCATGAGGTGCCTGTCGGCCTTGACGTGGTTACAGCGGCGGCAGGCGGCCACCACGTTCTCCCAGGCGTGCTGTCCGCCCCGGCTCTTGGGAACGACGTGGTCGACGCTGGTTGCGACGCCACCGCAGTACATGCACCGACCGCCGTCGCGGGCGAACAGCGCCCGCCTGGTCAGAGGAACGGGCCCCCGATAAGGGACCCGGACGAACCGCTTGAGGCGGACCACGCTGGGTGCGGGGACGGTGCGAGTCGCACTGTGCATGAAGGCGCCGGATTCCTCGAGGCAGAGAGCCTTGTTCTCCAGGACGAGGACGAGCGCGCGGCGGAGCGGTACGACGCCGAGGGGCTCGTACGACGCGTTGAGGACCAGGACGTGCGGCACGGATGCCTCCTATAACGCCGGCGGCGCGTGGCTCGCGCCGGGACGATCTGTGGACAGTCTCCCCTCATGCCTGGTCGAAGCGCCAGCATGTACCGGTAACGGGCTCGAAGTGTTTTCGACCACAGCGACATGCCACCGGCACGTCACCTGCTTCTTGCCCAGGTGAGCCCCGTCTCTCCCTCGAACATGACAACGATCCACACACAATGCCCCGTTAGTGTGGTGTGTCTGCCCGCTTCCCCCCTTGACTTCTCGTCCGCCGGGCAGGCCGCGATACCTGGAGGTACCTGCCGTGTTCTTGTCCGTCCTGTCGGCAGCCGGAACGGACCCGGACGACACGTCGACGCCGAAGCCGCCCACGTTCGAGGACGCCCAGGAGAGCGCCACGAACGCGGCGAGCTGGGTCGAGCAGAACTGGTCCACGTGGCTCGGCATCGGCCTGCGCATCGTGCTGATCGTCACGATCGCGGTCGTCCTGCGCATCCTGGTCCGGCGTGCCATCACCAAGCTCATAGACCGCATGAACCGCACCGCGAACGCCGTGGACGGCACGGCGCTCGGCGGCCTCCTGGTGAACGTGGAGCGCCGCCGCCAGCGCTCGCAGGCCATCGGGTCCGTACTCCGCTCGGTGGCGTCGTTCCTGATCCTCGGCACCGCGGCCCTGATGATCCTCGGCGCCTTCGAGATCAACCTCGCCCCGCTGCTGGCCTCGGCGGGTGTGGCGGGCGTGGCGATCGGTTTCGGCGCCCGCAACCTCGTCACGGACTTCCTCTCCGGTGTCTTCATGATCCTGGAGGACCAGTACGGGGTGGGCGACACGATCGACGCGGGCGTCGCCTCCGGCGAGGTGATCGAGGTGGGCCTGCGCGTGACGAAGCTGCGGGGTGACAACGGCGAGATCTGGTACGTCCGCAACGGCGAGGTCAAGCGCATCGGCAACCTCTCGCAGGGCTGGTCCACGGCGGGCGTCGACGTGACGGTCCGCCCGGACGAGGACCTCGACCAGGTGAAGGCGACGCTGGCGGAGGTCGGCGAGGCCATGGCCAAGGACGAGCCGTGGAACGAGCGCCTGTGGGGCCCGGTGGAGATCCTCGGCCTGGACAGCGTCCTCCTGGACTCCATGGTGATCCGCGTCTCGGCGAAGACGATGCCGGGCAAGTCCCTGGGCGTCGAGCGCGAGCTGCGCTGGCGCATCAAGCGGGCCTTCGACGAGGCGGGCATCCGCATCGTGGGCGGCCTGCCCCTCCAGCCGGAGGAGACCCCGTCCGGCGACCCCACGGCGGCCATGGCACCCCCGTCCGCGTACGCCTCGACGACCTCCCCGCAGTCCCTGGCGACGGCCCCGATAACCCCGCCGCCGAACCTGTCGAAGTAGACCCGCCCGTCCGGGTGAACCGCGCATGATCTTCCCCGGGCGCCCGCTCGGCGCCGCCATGCTCCCGCTGGGGCACCCGGAACGGGCGTAGCCTGGCATCAGCGACAGGGAGGACCAGCGATGAGCGCCGATCCCATCACGGAGCCGAGCATGCTGCCGCAGCAGGACCCCATCGATCTACTGATCGCGTTCGAAGAGGCATCCGAGGTGCCGATTCGTCCCGAGTACTTCGAGGGGATGGGCATCGTGCCACCACAGCCCGACGACGAACACAACCACGAGGCCGCCGAGCTGTACTTCCAGCTCCGCTCGGCCGGCATTCGTCTGGCCGGCTTCGGCAACGGCTACCGCGTCGGCCCCAGGGGGGGCCGTACCACGGCCCTCGTCATTCCCGACTTCTACGTGCGCCGCCGCAGGCCGTCGGAGCTCGACGAGTCGTACCGCAAGGCCCACAAGGGCTGGTACTCCATCGAACTGCTCGCCCTCGTGGGCGAGGTCACCTCCAGCAACCACGAGACCGACACCGGCCCGAAGTACCGCACCTACGCCGCCGCGGGCGTCCCCGTCTACGTACTGCTCCACCGCCAGGAGGGCAAGGCGTACGCCTACTCCGACCCGGTCCAGGAGGAGGATCCCGCCAAGGCCCACTACGCCACCAAGGTCGAGGTCGAGCTGGGCCACCCGCTGCCGCTCCCCGAGCCCTACCCGAAGCTCGACACGGCGTTCCTCGTGGAGGAGTAGCGCCCGCGAGCACGCCGTGCCGCACCCCGTGCAACACCCCGCCCCCGCAGGTAACGACTTGGTTGCCGCGGGGGCCTCTTCTATTGACGGCCTGTT is a genomic window containing:
- a CDS encoding mechanosensitive ion channel family protein, with protein sequence MFLSVLSAAGTDPDDTSTPKPPTFEDAQESATNAASWVEQNWSTWLGIGLRIVLIVTIAVVLRILVRRAITKLIDRMNRTANAVDGTALGGLLVNVERRRQRSQAIGSVLRSVASFLILGTAALMILGAFEINLAPLLASAGVAGVAIGFGARNLVTDFLSGVFMILEDQYGVGDTIDAGVASGEVIEVGLRVTKLRGDNGEIWYVRNGEVKRIGNLSQGWSTAGVDVTVRPDEDLDQVKATLAEVGEAMAKDEPWNERLWGPVEILGLDSVLLDSMVIRVSAKTMPGKSLGVERELRWRIKRAFDEAGIRIVGGLPLQPEETPSGDPTAAMAPPSAYASTTSPQSLATAPITPPPNLSK
- a CDS encoding Uma2 family endonuclease gives rise to the protein MSADPITEPSMLPQQDPIDLLIAFEEASEVPIRPEYFEGMGIVPPQPDDEHNHEAAELYFQLRSAGIRLAGFGNGYRVGPRGGRTTALVIPDFYVRRRRPSELDESYRKAHKGWYSIELLALVGEVTSSNHETDTGPKYRTYAAAGVPVYVLLHRQEGKAYAYSDPVQEEDPAKAHYATKVEVELGHPLPLPEPYPKLDTAFLVEE
- a CDS encoding HNH endonuclease — protein: MPHVLVLNASYEPLGVVPLRRALVLVLENKALCLEESGAFMHSATRTVPAPSVVRLKRFVRVPYRGPVPLTRRALFARDGGRCMYCGGVATSVDHVVPKSRGGQHAWENVVAACRRCNHVKADRHLMELGWRLRHKPAPPSGLAWRIIGTGHRDPRWLPYLQPFGADDAMARIDGISA
- a CDS encoding beta-N-acetylglucosaminidase domain-containing protein, whose amino-acid sequence is MQVRRRKGAVAIAAAVIASALGGAPGAMAAPGPGGPSAPATSPDGGSDGIGSGDRGSGVALPSVWPRPQSMDAAGSAVTVRDDVVLVTPTYDGRGGRGDRSDRSGTLGEDSGDAFDPYALEALREVLHDAGARRVTEVREGEPLPMGGALVVRVGGPGAERALRGLGAGERGDLPSGGYRLAVGRVDGRDTVALAGAGEDGLFHGVQTLRQLTGGAGPAKGARTLPGVRIRDWPGTAVRGLTEGFYGTPWTREQRLAQLDFMGRTKQNRYLYAPGDDLYRQARWREPYPADQRADFRALAARAKANHVTLAWAVSPGQAMCMSSDRDLRDLTRKIDAMWALGVRAFQLQFQDVSYSEWHCEQDAETFGRGPKAAAKAQARVANAVAAHLAGRHRGAEPLSLMPTEYFQDGTTAYRAALASGLDHRVQVAWTGVGVVPKTITGRDLAGAREAFGPHPLVTMDNYPVNDFAQDRIFLGPYTGRQPAVATGSAALLGNAMEQPAASRIPLFTAADYAWNPRAYRPHESWLAAIDDLAGGDVKARGALRALAGNDASSVLGADESAYLRPLMDDFWRARTTTDRARLDASARRLRAAFGVMREAPRRLAGSALDGEVRPWIEKLALYGEAGEAAVDMLRAQAHGDGAAAWRASRELTKLRKELRANGVTVGEGVLDPFLTRARMAYASWAGLDGGRASDGATARFGRERPLAAVTALTDPGAKGSVEVHMPGKGWRRVGALARSGFTELDLTRTDDGEGAKKHGEGVRADAVRVSLTDGTGTVRHVVPWYADAPEARLSLARTEADAEIGGEPREVTAKLRSLRPGSLRGQVEARAPKGIEVRVPARTTLPRGTEVEVPVEISVAAGTRAGTYEIPVSFGDETRTVSVRAYPRTAGPDLARGAKASSSGDETRDFPASAANDGDPSTRWSSPAEDGAWWQVELAEPVRLGQVVLRWQDAYAAEYRVQTSADGRTWRTAATVRDGRGGREAIRMDARGTRYLRVQGDKRATRFGYSLWSVEAYAVADGQRPRG